Below is a window of Christensenella minuta DNA.
CGCGCATCGAAAAAGACCCGCTGTTCCCGCGCGGGACCAATGTGAACTTTGTACGGCTCATCGACCGGCACACCGCTCAGATGCGCACATGGGAACGCGGCGCGGGCAGGACGCTCGCCTGCGGCACAGGCGCGGCGGGGTGCGCGGCGCTCCTGCACAAAAAGGGCCTTGCCGCAAACGAGATCGATATGCACGTACAGGCGGGCGTGCTGCACATCGAGCTTGCGCCGGACGGACACGCCTTCATGACGGGCGCGGCGGCGTATGTGTTCGAGGGGGAAACGTTTTAAGCGGGCGGCTTACAAAGAGGCCCCTGCTTTCCTGCGGTGCATGGAAAGTCCAATTTGACTGAACTTGACCGGGCCGGAGGCGAGAGGGAGGTTGCGGCCGTCCGGCGGCTGCCTTGCGAAGCGAAACAGAACCCTTAATGTCCAGCCCACAAGGAAAAGAGTCAGGCGGAAGGAAATGGAAGCACACATCGAACGTTTTTTTACAATCTGGAGCGAAGCGGGCCTGCCTCCCTGCTATCTGGTAGGCGGCTATCCCCGCAACAGCCTGCTCGGGCTTGCGGGTACGGACCTTGACCTTGCCTCGCCCGCCCCGCCGCAGGCGCTTTGCGCGCTGCCCGCTCCCGAGATCGCCCTTGAGGAACGGACCTATGGCCTTGGGACGGCGGTCGTGAAGCAGCGCTTCGGGGATGCGCTTTATGTGTATGAATATACGGCGTTCCGCTGTGACAACTACGGACGCGGGGGCGGACACAAGCCGCGGAACGTGCGCTTTACGGAGGACATCCGGGAAGACGCGCTGCGCCGCGATTTTACGGTGAACGCGCTTTACATGGGGGCGGACGGCACGGTCGCGGACCCGACTGGACGCGGGATTGCGGCGCTGGCGGGAAAGCTTATCGAGCAGGTGACGCCGGAGACGCTCACGCAGGATGCGCTGCGCATCCTGCGCATGGTGCGCTTTGCGGCGGAGCTTGGCTTCACGGTAGGGCGGGACACATGGGAGTGCGCAAAGGCGCATATAAACGGCCTTGCGGATATCTCGCGGGAACGGGTCCGCGACGAATTCGTGAAGATCCTCATGGCGGATGCGAAGTACGGCGGCAAAGACGGCGTACTCCGCGGTCTGCACATGCTGAAGGAGCTGGGAGCGCTTTCCTGTATCGTCCCCGCGCTCGCGGAGGGAGACGGCATGGAGCAAAACGCGCAGTACCACGCATACGACGTGCTGGAGCATTCGCTGCAAGCATGCGCGTGCGCGCCCGCAGACCTTGTGACCCGGCTTGCGGCGCTGCTGCACGACATCGGCAAGCCGGCGGCGCTGCGCGAAACGGGAAAAATGTACGGGCACGATCAAAGGGGCGCCGCGCTTGCGCGGTCGGCCCTTAAAGACCTGCGTTTCGATAAAGGGACGGCGGACGAAGTATGCGCGCTGGTGGGCGCCCACATGTTCGACCTCGATAACCGCGCCGGGCGCAAGGCTGTGGTGCGTATGATCGCACGGCTCGGGGAACGGCAGTTTTTACGTCTCGCGGATGTGCGCGAAGCGGACTTCTGCGGTTCGGGAAAAGGGAATCCGGCGCCCTCCGCCGGGAAGTGGCGGGAAACGCTGCGGGAGCTTAAGGAAGCGGACGCGCCCATCTCGCGGCGGCAGCTTGCCGTGAACGGCGGCGACGTGATGCGCGAACTCCATATCCCGCCCGGAAAACGTGTGGGCGAGATTCTTTCTGCCCTGCATGCGTACGCTTTGAAAAAACCGTCGCAAAATAGCTACAAAAATCTAATCAGATATGCTAAAATAATAAATACTCATGGAAACGAATAACCGACAGGAATGCCTGCATTAATATTGGGAGGAAGCAGCAGTGTTTGAACCGATCAGCATCAAAAAATTTCTCAACAGGGAGCACGTTGGCGAATATGCCGACGTGGAGTTCGATACCTATATTGACGACCACGGGAAAGAGGAAGTAGAAGACATCCGCCTGCCCCTGCATTATTTTGAAGGAGGCGAAGGCGAGCCTCTGATCCTGGTGCATGGCATCGGCCAGTCCCTCTACGCCTGGCGCAACAATTTTGAAGAGCTTGCAAAATCCTTCCATGTTTATGCGATTGACCTTCCGGGGCATGGATTTTCCGGGAAACCGCAGATGAGCTACAGCATCGAGGAATTTGCGCTTGCCCTCGAATCCTTTATGAACGTGCAGGAGCTTCCGGCGGCGCACTTCTGCGCCTTTGGCGAAGCGGCGGCCTATGTGCTGGATTTCGTGATGCACAATGTGAACCGTGCGGGCCGGCTGGTGTTTATTTCGCCCATGCTCACGTCAAACGGCGGCGGCGTCGCCAAAACAAAGGGCCTGCCCTCCATCCTTGGCCTGACGGCGGGCAAGATGATGCTTTCGGAGAACGGGGTGCGCGGGGTGCTCGAGGACTGCTATTTCGACAGGACCCTCGTTACGGACGAGGTTGCCAAGGAATACGCCATGGGCCTTTTGGACCGCGACTACAAGGTGATCGCGAAAATGTGCGTGGGCAATTTCATCGACGACGATATCAAGCAAAATATCCATAGCGTAAAAAACCCGCTGCTTGTGATCCTCGGGGCGGAAGACAAGATCACCGGCGGCCAGAAGAGCGAATTCCTCCAGTTTCCGCTGGCGGCGGCAAGCTCGCTCACCGTGCGGAACTGCGGCTTCTTTGTAAACGAGGAAAAGCCGGATAAGGTAAACGAGGCGATCGTGGAATTCTGTAAGCCAAAAAAACAGGGCAAGGAAGCGTAGTCAATGATTAAGTTCACGCTGGACGAGCAGGCAACGACGCCCGTTCCGACCATATTTTTAAAAAAATATATGTGCGACGCGCCGGCGGATTACGTAAAGGTCTACCTGTACGGACTGTGTCTCGCGAACGCGGGTACGCAGCTTTCGGACGTGGAGCTCGAGGCGGAGCTGCACATGACGGCTTCACAGATCGAGGCGGCGCTCAACTATTGGTGCCTCAAGGGCCAGATGACAAAAAGCGGCGCCAAATATGCGTTTGTGATGCCGGACAGCACCACAAAAGAGGACGAGCCGAAAAAACGGCGCGCGCCCCTTTATGAGATGCAGAATTTCAACAACATGCTGCGCACGGTCCTCGCCCGGGACCTTTCACCTGCGGAGTTGAACAAAATTTACGACTATACCGACGTGTTTGGCCTGCCGCAGGAAGTGGTGCTCGCATTGGTGGAATACTGTGTGGCGGAACGCGGAAACCGCATCAGCGTGGCATACCTCGACAAGGTGGCCGAGGGCTGGAGCGAGGAAGGCGTCAACACCCTGGAAAAAGCGCAGCAGAAGATCGAAGGCTATAAAGCGGTATCGGGCGGGGCAAACCGGCTGATGCGGCTGATGGGCCTGCACGGAAAATACCCGGGCAAGACCGAGATGGACCTTTACAATAAATGGACAGAGAAATGGGGCTTCACGCACGAGGCGATCGAATTCGTGATGAAGGGCAAGGAGTTTTCCAAGGACCAGCCCTTTAAATATCTCGACGCGATCCTGCGCTCCCTTTACGACAGGGGCATCACATCCTCCCGCAAGATAAATGAATTCTACACCGCGCAGAAGGAGCGCCGGGCCAATATCAAGGAAATATTGACCGCGCTCAAATATTCGCGCATCGTGGTCGCCCCCAAGCACGAGCAGTTTTACGACGAATGGCGGTCGGCGGGCTTCCCGCAGCAGATCATCCTGCTTGCGTGCGCGCAGTCCGTGAAAATCGGCAGCCGCCGCTTCGAGTCCGTGGACGGCTTCCTGAAGGACTGGAAGCAGCAGAACCTCGGGACAGAGGACGAGATCAAAAAATACCTGCGCAAGCAAAACACCATCGACCGCAAGATCACGCAGGTCTACGAAAGCGCGGGCGTGGAGCGCGCCGTGGGCGAGGCAGACCGGCGGACCTATTTGCGGCTGACGCAGGAAAAAGGGCTTTCGCACGATGTGCTTTTGTATGCGGCAGAATACAGTTCCTTAAAAGACCGGCCGTTTGAATACATGATGAAGGTTTTAAACCGCTGGGCGGAGGAAGGCGTGGATACGCTTGAAAAGGCACAGAAACAGAATTTGAGCAACCTGTTTGCCAAAGCGCCGGGTACGATGGAGCGCGAATATTCCGACGAGGAAAAGAAGAAGCGCGAACAGGACGCATATGCGGATATGGAGCGGCTGTATGGCGAATAAGACTGTGATCGACCTGCTGGAGGACTTTTCTTTCCGGCACGCGAAGATCGACCAGGAAAACGAGCGCCGGATGAAAAGCGACGCACAGATCATGGGGCTTGAGGAAAAAAAGCGCGCGCTGCTTGCGGAAAAGCTGAAGCGCGCTTTTTTGGCGGAGGATGCTACCGGGTTCGATGCGGAGATCATGGAGCTCGAGCGCAGGCAGGAGGAGATCGCCCGCAAAAAGGGGCTGATGGTTCCGTATGCGTGCGCGGCGTGCCGGGATACGGGCCTTGTGGGCAGAAAATACTGCACCTGCTTTTTGCGCGAGGTCTATCAAACCATTTATGGCGCGGTGGATGTGGACACGGTTGCCGAATGCTTCGGGCGCGCGGACATGTCCGTGTTCGACGGGAAAAAGGAGCTTGCCATGGGCAGGACGCAGCGATCGCTCGCGGAGCTTGCCTACGGCATCTGCAAAAAATATGTGGACTCGTTTCCCCAAACCCCGCGCCTGAACCTTCTTTTGCGCGGCAAGGCGGGGCTGGGGAAATCCTATTTGCTGCGGTGCATCGCGGCGGCGGCGCGGGAAAAGGGCGTGGACGTGTGCCTCATCCGCGCGGGCGAGCTGTTCGGCGCGTTCTTCCGGCACCGCATGGGCGAAGAGATGCCGCTTTCCTTCCTGCAGGACGCGCAGCTGCTGCTGATCGACGATCTCGGCACCGAGCCAATGACGCAGAACGTGACCACAGAATATCTGTTCGACCTTTTAAACCGCAGGATAGAAGCGGGCAGGCACACGGCGGTGGCCACCAATGTCGAGGACCTGCAAGCAAGGTACGGCGAGCGCATCTCGTCGCGGCTTGAATCGCGCGAGTGCGCGGTGCTCATGCTCGACGGAGAGGACCTGCGCCTGCGGCGGGCGTAGCGCTCGGTTCCCGGCTCAGGGACAACGGGGCATACACCTATGCGGTGATCGGCGACGGAGAAACGGACGAGGGCCTCGTGTGGAAAGCGGCGATGCATGCGGGGCATAAAAAACTGGAACGGCTGATCGCTTTTACGGATTACAACAAAATGCAGCTTGACGGGAAGATCACGGAAAGCAACGCGCTCGAGCCGCTGGCGGACAAATGGCGTTCCTGATGGAAAAATTCGGGATGCGCGCGGAAGATATCGCGGAAGCGGCGCGGCAGGCGGTTGCCGCGAAATAAACGGGACGAGGCAGGAGCCGCGGGCGGGAAACCAAAGCAGGCTCCTGCTTTTTTGTTCCGCGCTTTTCGCGCGGGATACGAATGTTTAGCCTGCTTTTTGCAAGGGTATAGGTAATAAAATATAAAAATAACGTCCAAGGAGTCAGGCATATGCGTATCAAAGTATTGAAGGACGGGCCGTACGAGGTCACGGGGAACGTACCGCTGCGGGAAATGAAGATCGGCGCAAACGAAGCGGGCGAATCCACGCGCTGGGTGGATGGAAAAACGTTCAAAACGGAAGAGACCTATCACCTGTGCCGGTGCGGGAAATCTAAAAACAAGCCCTTTTGCGACGGCAGCCACACGCACGGCTTCGACGGCACGGAAACGGCGGACAACATGAGCTACGACGATACGGCGGTCGTTTACTGCGGCGACGGAATGGAGCTGATGGACGACGAAGGCCTGTGTGCGGTGGCGCGCTTTTGTGACGCGGCAGGAAGCACATGGAGGCTCATTAACGGCGCGGAAAACGAGGCGCTTGCCATCCGCCAGGCGTGCGATTGTCCGTCCGGGCGGCTCACAGTCGTGAAGGACGGGAAAAAAATCGAGCCCAAGCTGCCCAGGGAGATTGCAGTGGTCGAGGACGAGCCGGAAGGAAAACACGGCCCGCTGTGGGTGCGCGGCGGCATCGAGATCGAGGCAGAGGACGGCACGGTATACGAGGTCAGGAACCGCGTGACCCTTTGCCGGTGCGGAGGCTCTGGCAATAAGCCGTTTTGCGACGCCATGCACATGGAGGACGGGAAATAAAACGCGCCGTTCCGTGCAGAAAACAGAAAAGCATCCGCATGGAACGGCCGCCGCAAAAAAAGAAGAGGCGCGCAAGCCTCTCCTTCAGGAAAACCGGATAAAGCCGCTTATTTCAGCTTACCGGCGATCGAATGCTCGGTCAGGGAAGAGAGGGAAAGCAGCCTTTCATTGACCATATCATGAAAACAGTTCGGCAGATGGTCCCGGTGGGCACGGTGCATAGCAACGCAGGATACACAGTCGCCGTGGTGCCTGCACGGCTCTTTGCAGGAGCAATGGTCCCCGCCGGACGCTTTCATTTTTTCAGCTGACCGAGAAACTTCTGCTCGAGTTTACGGGCTAAAGCCTGTCCCCGGCGTTAAAAGCAAGCATTGCCTGCGTTTCTTTTTCATTTCCATCGATAACCATATGAAATAACCCCTATATAAAGATTAAATAAGTATAGAATTATCCGGCAGGAAGTACAAGCAGAAGCGCAGCAGACAAGGTTCGCGCTCTTTTTCATTGATATAATATGGTTTCAGGGCTTGACAAAATCAAATTATTGATATATCTTATTAGATAAGAATTAATATCAATAACGGAGCAGAAATGAAGACGCGCAACACACTGCAAAAAAATATCATATTGGAGCAGGCGAGGAAGCTGCATCATCCTACGGCGGAAGAGGTGTATGAGGCGGTCGTTCAGGATCACCCGTCCATCAGCCGGGCAACGGTCTATCGGAACCTGAAAAAGATGTCGGAGGACGGGCTCATCGCTCATGTGCGCCTGCCCGGCGGTGCGGACCGTTTCGATTCCATGACGCACAGGCATTACCATATCCGCTGCAAGGAATGCGGCAGGGTTTTCGATGTGGATATGCCGTACCTTTCCGGGCTGGAAGGGCGGATCGCGGACAAGCACGGGTTTGATGTGGACGATCACGAGATTGTATTTGTCGGGCTGTGCCCTGACTGCAAAATAAAGAAAAGGGGTCAATAAGATGGAAAATTTAAAAGGAACGAAAACGGAAGCCAACCTGCAGGCGGCATTTGCGGGGGAATCTCAGGCAAGAAACAAATATACCTATTATGCGTCCAAGGCGCGCAAGGAAGGGTATAATCAGATCGCCGCTATTTTTGAAGAGACGGCGGGGAACGAAAAAGAGCACGCGAAAATTTGGTTCAAGCTCCTGCACGAGGGGGATATCCCGGATACGGCGGCCAACCTGAAAGATGCGGCTGCCGGGGAAAATTATGAATGGACGGATATGTATGCGGCCTTTGCGAAAGAAGCAAAGGAAGAGGGCTTTGACCGTATCGCGTTCCTGTTCGAGATGGTCGGGAAGATCGAGAAGGAGCATGAGGAACGCTACCGCAAGCTGGCGGAGAACCTTGAAAACGGGCTGGTGTTCTCGCGCGACGGAGACAGTATCTGGCAGTGCGCAAACTGCGGACATATTGTGATTGGTCCGAAGGCGCCGCAGATGTGCCCGGTATGCGCGCATCCGCAGGCATATTTCCAGATCAAAGCGGAAAATTACTAATCGTCCGGGAAAGGGGAGGATTGAGAATCGTGGCAAAATATGTGTGCGCGCTTTGCGGCAATATCTATGACGAGGATGCGGAAGGCGTTTTGTTTTCCGAGCTCCCCGACGGCTGGGAATGCCCCGTTTGTATGGGGCCGAAAGCAATGTATAAAGGGCAGGACGGAGAGCCTGCGGGCGGCCCGGACCATGCGTCCGCAGCCAAACCGCCAAAGAAAAACCCACTGAACCCGCTGGCGTGGCCGGAGGAATTCGTGCACCACGACGGAGGACTGCTGGATGAGATCCACACGCTCGCGGAAACGGGGAAATCGGTCACCGAGCCGATGGAAACGCAAATGCCGGTGCCCGGCTTTGACGATATCGTGCTTCTTGGGGCGCAGCTTGCGACGCCGCCGCTTGATGACGGCGCGCCGGTAAGTCTGCGTACTGTGATCGGCAAACACGCGAAACAGCCGATGGTGCTCGAAAGCCCCGTCTATGTTTCCCACATGAGCTTCGGTGCGCTTTCGCGGGAAACGAAGATTGCTCTCGCAAAGGGAAGCGCAATGGCAAAGACTGCCATATGCAGCGGCGAGGGCGGCGTCCTTCCGGAGGAAAAGGCGGCGGCATACAGGTATATCTTTGAATATGTGCCCAACCGTTATTGTGTGACGGATGAGAACCTGCGCGGCGCGGACGCGGTTGAGATTAAAATCGGGCAGGGGACCAAACCGGGAATGGGGGGCCATCTGCCCGGCGACAAGGTAACGCCTGAAATTGCCGCCCTGCGCGGGAAACCGGTGGGACAGGATGTCGTAAGCCCGTCCCGCTTTGAAGAGATCAATACGCCGGAAGATTTGAAGCGGCTGGTGTCGCAGCTGCGGGAACGCAGCGGCGGACGGCCCATCGGCGTGAAGATCGCAGCGGAGCACATTGAAAAAGACCTCGCGTTCATCACGCCCGCGCAGCCCGACTTTGTGACGGTGGATGGGCGCGGCGGGGCGACGGGGTCTTCGCCTAAGTTTTTGAAGGACGCGAGCAGCGTCCCCACCGTGTATGCGCTGTACCGCGCGAAAAAATACCTGCGGGAAAACGGGCTCGATATCGATCTCGTAATCACAGGGGGGCTGCGTACCAGCCGGGATTTTGTAAAGGCGCTGGCTATGGGCGCGGACGCAGTTGCCGTCGCATCGGCGGCGCTGATCGCGCTTGGCTGCCAGCGGTACCGCGTGTGCCACAAGGGCACCTGCCCGATGGGCATCGCCACGCAGGACCCGGAGCTGCGCGCGCGGCTTTCGGTGGATAAGGGAGCGCAGCGCGTAGCAAATTTCCTCGACGCTTCGGCAGAGGAATTGCGGGTGTTTGCGCGGTGCACGGGGCACGCGGATATCCACGGGTTTTCCGTGGAAGATATTGAAACGACGAGTTCCGGGCTTGCAAGCTATACCAATGTAAAGCATGTGTAACGGATCGGCCAGAGCACGGGGGAATCAAAAACAGGACGTCCTTTTGGACGTCCTGTTTTGCTTCACTTATTTTGCTTGCTGGTAAAAATCTTTCAGCTCCGCCTTTACCCCGGACGGCAGGTCGTGCCAGCGCACGCCGCGAACCGCGCCCTCAAGCGCGCACAGGCGGTTATAACACGCGGAAGGATCGGCCGACCGGATACGCAGCCACGCTTCGCGGCTGCCGGCCTCCTCCAGCTCTTCCGGCGTATGGATGCCCGCCTCCCCGAGCTGGCGTTCCAGCACGCTGCCGATGTTGATACATTGTGAAAGTTCGCCCACTGTCTCGTACCTCCTTTTGCAAAGCATAACACGTTCTGCAGGATTGCGCAATCCGCCGCGCCTTTTCCTTCCCGCAAGAACGGCGCCGGCCGGAAATATTGATATCTTTTTTATATGACTCCTGCGGGGAAGTATGATAGAATAGACCTATGGATCAGAAAACCTTTTGGCGGGAGCAAACCCCGCAGAAAACAAAATCATATATCATATGGGGCGTGCTCGGAGGGGCGTTCTTGTGCTTGAACGCGCTGATTTCGATGGCGCTTTACGGCGCGCTGGCGCTGATCGACGTGGCGCTGGTGGGCGGCCTTACGCTTGGCATGTACTTCAAGCAGAGCCGCGTGTGCGCGCTGGTCCTGCTGGCCCTGTTCGTATTTTCAAACGGGGTAAGCGCCTACTTTATAAAGCTTGGCGTGATGGAATGGATTTTGATCGTGGTGTTCGGCTATGCGCTTGTGTGCGGCGCGCTCGGGACGTTCGCGTTTCAGAAAGAATGGCGGGCGTATAGAAATAAAAACGCGCTTCCGCCCACGCAGGGCTAAGAGGAAACGAGGAATCCGGCGCAGCGGTGCGCCGGATTTTTTAACGAAAAAGAACTTGACTCTCCCCGTGCGGAAGGGTTTACGGTAAGATTACCCGGAAATACGCGCGTTTGAAAGGGAATTTATCAATGTACAGCATCGGAATGTTTTCAAAAATCTATCAGGTTACGCCCAAAACCCTGCGTCATTACGACGAACTCGGCCTGCTTGCGCCCGGCTATGTAGACGGTGAAACAGGCTACCGCTATTACGGACACGGGCAGGCGGTGCGCCTGCGGCGAATCCTGGAATTTAAGCGGATGGGGTTTTCTCTGCCCGAGATTCTTGAGATCATCGATCTTGCGCCGGACGGCGCGGAGCTTATGCGCCGCATTAAGGACAAGCAAGGGGAAATCAAAGAACGGATCAAGGAGGAAAACCGCAAGGCGGACAGGCTTGGACACTTCCTGCTGTACGGAACAGGAGAAACTATGCAGAACTATAAACCGGTCGTAAAACCGCTGCCCGGATGCGTCGCCGCATCCATGCGGCGGGTGATCCCGGACCACGGCGCACTGTTCGACCTTATGCCGAACGTCATGGGGCCTGAAATGATGCGCCTCGGCTGCGAATGCGCGGTCCCCGCATACTGCTTCAATATTTGCCGTGACGGCGAATACCGGGAAACGGATATCGATATGGAAATGTGCGAGGCGGTAGTGGAGGCGAAGGAAGATTCGGACATTGTGACCTTCAAGACCATCCCCGGGGTGCCGGAAGCGGTGTGCGTCAGGCACTACGGCGGATACGATACCTTTGCCCCGGCTCATGCGTTCGCTGCGGAGTGGGCTGCGCAAAATGGATACGAGCTGTGCGGGGAACCGCGCGAAAGCTATATCGACGGCATTTGGAACAGGGAGACTGTGGCCGAATGGATGACGGAAATCCAATTCCCCGTAAAAAAAGCGGGACGGTAAACAAAAAGCTGCCCTTTCCAGTGCCTGTGAATGCCTTTGCATAAAACGGGCGCTATTCCGCCGCGCCGGAAAAACCCGCAAAGGGAAGGGGGAACCTCCTGTATTCCAGGGGACGGCAGCCCATTTGCCTGCGGAAGGCTTCGGAAAACTTACTCGCGTTTTCATAGCCTACGCTGTCCGCGATATCTGCAATGCTGCGGTCGGTCTTGCGCAGCGCCTGCGCGGCGGCGTACAGGCGGTATTCCCGGTGCCAGGCGTAAACGGGCTTTCCGTAGATCGCCTTGAAGCAGGTCTTGAGCGCGGTGGTGCTGAGTCCGTATTTTTCCGCGAGGTCGGCGAGCGTAATATGCTGGTCGAGCTTTTCCATCAGTTCCGCGCGGATGCGCTTGACGCTTTCCACCTGCGCTCTGGGAAAATACGGACGGTCCTCCCCATTCGTTTCCAACGGCGCTATGCTGAGGAAAAGCAGCAGTTCCAGGATCTTCACCTTGAAATACCCGCTCCGGATGTTCTTTTCCACATCATACAGCCGGTCGAAAATATCTCCGATCCGTGGGGCAGCGCGCATCATAAAACACGGCCGGCTGCCGATGATCCGCTCTTTCAGCGCCCGAAGGTCAATGCCGATGCCGCCCCATATGCCGGAGAGCGCCGCCTGCGCTGTTTCGATGCGGATAAAGACCTCCGCGCCCTGGTAGTAGCCGAGGGGAAACCCGGAAGAAATGCGCTGTACGCTCCAAATATTCGCGGAAAGGTCTCCCTCCCCGAGGTATCCGTAAAAATTGCCGCTGAGCCTGCACTCGAAACGCCCGCTGCGGCAGTGGTTGATCTCCAAAATATCATCCCTGCCGCCCGTTTGTGCTTCGGCGCAGTGGAATGCATGGAAATCGTTGAAGATCAGCTCGATACCCGGAAAAACCCGGTAAATGACCATTGTACCATCACCGTCCCGGCAGTCCAGGTGGAACACTGTTTTTTCCCCGGTCTGCTCGAGGATATCGGCCTTGCCGCCGAACAGGCGGTCTTCCCCGATCATTGCACTCAAAGAATGGTCCTTCATTTTGTCCTCCCGGGGAAAGCATAGCATAAAAATAAAGTGTTAGCAATAGCTAACTTTCCGGAAATACAAAATATGCAGCCCGGAACAATTTCAATTTTCGCCGGAGATCATGCCTTCCACCGCATCCTGCGCGGCGGTAAAATCGGCCTCGGAAACAAAGATATCGTCTCCGTAAAGGGACGAGCCTGTATAGGCGTTCATAGCTTCGCCAAAATACCTTGACCTTGGCTGTGTAATGACGGGAATACCGTTCTGGTCGAGAACGTCTGTAATCATTGCGGTTTCAACTGCGCTCGCAGTCGAGGCGAGCAGAACGCGTTTTTCCATAAGGGATCATCCTTTCAGATTGGTTAATTGGAAAAGACAACGGCGCAGGCAATAAGCGCCCTAACAATGACGGCTGCAAGCAGGATACGTATATGCCGGGCCGGATCGGGCGAAGCCTGTTCCTCCTGCGCGCCGCCTTCCTCATCTTCGGCGCAATTGCCGTCCAGGATGGAAGCGGCGATCTCCATAGCGGAACCGTAATCCATACGGTCCACAAAAATATCGCGGCCCTCCGCCTGCCCGGAGGAAGCGTCCTGCGGTTCGCGGGCAAACGCGGGAATGGCGCTATTGTTCAGCATATTGATGAGCATGGCGCTTGATTCGCGGCTGCAGGCGGAAACGAGGAACACGCGGTTCGCTTCGCCGCCATAGGCGGACGGGGCAGCCTTTTCCGTCATCTGGGAAAGTTTTTCCACCAAACGCGCGCCGCAGTCGGCGCATACGGTATAGCCTTCGTCATATTCCGTCCT
It encodes the following:
- a CDS encoding CCA tRNA nucleotidyltransferase → MEAHIERFFTIWSEAGLPPCYLVGGYPRNSLLGLAGTDLDLASPAPPQALCALPAPEIALEERTYGLGTAVVKQRFGDALYVYEYTAFRCDNYGRGGGHKPRNVRFTEDIREDALRRDFTVNALYMGADGTVADPTGRGIAALAGKLIEQVTPETLTQDALRILRMVRFAAELGFTVGRDTWECAKAHINGLADISRERVRDEFVKILMADAKYGGKDGVLRGLHMLKELGALSCIVPALAEGDGMEQNAQYHAYDVLEHSLQACACAPADLVTRLAALLHDIGKPAALRETGKMYGHDQRGAALARSALKDLRFDKGTADEVCALVGAHMFDLDNRAGRKAVVRMIARLGERQFLRLADVREADFCGSGKGNPAPSAGKWRETLRELKEADAPISRRQLAVNGGDVMRELHIPPGKRVGEILSALHAYALKKPSQNSYKNLIRYAKIINTHGNE
- a CDS encoding alpha/beta fold hydrolase; translation: MFEPISIKKFLNREHVGEYADVEFDTYIDDHGKEEVEDIRLPLHYFEGGEGEPLILVHGIGQSLYAWRNNFEELAKSFHVYAIDLPGHGFSGKPQMSYSIEEFALALESFMNVQELPAAHFCAFGEAAAYVLDFVMHNVNRAGRLVFISPMLTSNGGGVAKTKGLPSILGLTAGKMMLSENGVRGVLEDCYFDRTLVTDEVAKEYAMGLLDRDYKVIAKMCVGNFIDDDIKQNIHSVKNPLLVILGAEDKITGGQKSEFLQFPLAAASSLTVRNCGFFVNEEKPDKVNEAIVEFCKPKKQGKEA
- a CDS encoding DnaD domain-containing protein, giving the protein MIKFTLDEQATTPVPTIFLKKYMCDAPADYVKVYLYGLCLANAGTQLSDVELEAELHMTASQIEAALNYWCLKGQMTKSGAKYAFVMPDSTTKEDEPKKRRAPLYEMQNFNNMLRTVLARDLSPAELNKIYDYTDVFGLPQEVVLALVEYCVAERGNRISVAYLDKVAEGWSEEGVNTLEKAQQKIEGYKAVSGGANRLMRLMGLHGKYPGKTEMDLYNKWTEKWGFTHEAIEFVMKGKEFSKDQPFKYLDAILRSLYDRGITSSRKINEFYTAQKERRANIKEILTALKYSRIVVAPKHEQFYDEWRSAGFPQQIILLACAQSVKIGSRRFESVDGFLKDWKQQNLGTEDEIKKYLRKQNTIDRKITQVYESAGVERAVGEADRRTYLRLTQEKGLSHDVLLYAAEYSSLKDRPFEYMMKVLNRWAEEGVDTLEKAQKQNLSNLFAKAPGTMEREYSDEEKKKREQDAYADMERLYGE
- a CDS encoding ATP-binding protein; translation: MANKTVIDLLEDFSFRHAKIDQENERRMKSDAQIMGLEEKKRALLAEKLKRAFLAEDATGFDAEIMELERRQEEIARKKGLMVPYACAACRDTGLVGRKYCTCFLREVYQTIYGAVDVDTVAECFGRADMSVFDGKKELAMGRTQRSLAELAYGICKKYVDSFPQTPRLNLLLRGKAGLGKSYLLRCIAAAAREKGVDVCLIRAGELFGAFFRHRMGEEMPLSFLQDAQLLLIDDLGTEPMTQNVTTEYLFDLLNRRIEAGRHTAVATNVEDLQARYGERISSRLESRECAVLMLDGEDLRLRRA
- a CDS encoding 1-deoxy-D-xylulose-5-phosphate synthase N-terminal domain-containing protein, with the protein product MRGAHARRRGPAPAAGVALGSRLRDNGAYTYAVIGDGETDEGLVWKAAMHAGHKKLERLIAFTDYNKMQLDGKITESNALEPLADKWRS
- a CDS encoding CDGSH iron-sulfur domain-containing protein — its product is MRIKVLKDGPYEVTGNVPLREMKIGANEAGESTRWVDGKTFKTEETYHLCRCGKSKNKPFCDGSHTHGFDGTETADNMSYDDTAVVYCGDGMELMDDEGLCAVARFCDAAGSTWRLINGAENEALAIRQACDCPSGRLTVVKDGKKIEPKLPREIAVVEDEPEGKHGPLWVRGGIEIEAEDGTVYEVRNRVTLCRCGGSGNKPFCDAMHMEDGK
- a CDS encoding Fur family transcriptional regulator, which codes for MKTRNTLQKNIILEQARKLHHPTAEEVYEAVVQDHPSISRATVYRNLKKMSEDGLIAHVRLPGGADRFDSMTHRHYHIRCKECGRVFDVDMPYLSGLEGRIADKHGFDVDDHEIVFVGLCPDCKIKKRGQ
- the rbr gene encoding rubrerythrin, encoding MENLKGTKTEANLQAAFAGESQARNKYTYYASKARKEGYNQIAAIFEETAGNEKEHAKIWFKLLHEGDIPDTAANLKDAAAGENYEWTDMYAAFAKEAKEEGFDRIAFLFEMVGKIEKEHEERYRKLAENLENGLVFSRDGDSIWQCANCGHIVIGPKAPQMCPVCAHPQAYFQIKAENY
- a CDS encoding glutamate synthase-related protein; protein product: MAKYVCALCGNIYDEDAEGVLFSELPDGWECPVCMGPKAMYKGQDGEPAGGPDHASAAKPPKKNPLNPLAWPEEFVHHDGGLLDEIHTLAETGKSVTEPMETQMPVPGFDDIVLLGAQLATPPLDDGAPVSLRTVIGKHAKQPMVLESPVYVSHMSFGALSRETKIALAKGSAMAKTAICSGEGGVLPEEKAAAYRYIFEYVPNRYCVTDENLRGADAVEIKIGQGTKPGMGGHLPGDKVTPEIAALRGKPVGQDVVSPSRFEEINTPEDLKRLVSQLRERSGGRPIGVKIAAEHIEKDLAFITPAQPDFVTVDGRGGATGSSPKFLKDASSVPTVYALYRAKKYLRENGLDIDLVITGGLRTSRDFVKALAMGADAVAVASAALIALGCQRYRVCHKGTCPMGIATQDPELRARLSVDKGAQRVANFLDASAEELRVFARCTGHADIHGFSVEDIETTSSGLASYTNVKHV